The stretch of DNA TACTATTTCTATTGCAAGACTTGGCCCCACAACTCTTCCTCCCAAGGCAATAACGTTAGCATTATTATGCTCCTTAGCCATTCTCGCTGAAAAACAATCTCCACATAAAGCAGCTCTTATGCCATGAATTTTATTTGCGGCAATTGAAATACCAATGCCTGTCCCACATACTAATATTCCCTTTTCACATTCCCCGTTAATAACAGACATGCAGACAGGGTGTGCAATATCAGGATAATCCACTGATACCGGGCTGTCCACACCAAAATCCTTTACTTCATGTCCCTCTTGCAGTAAGTACTTTTTTATCTCTTCTTTAAGTTCAAAACCACCATGGTCGCTACCGATTGCTATCATACTACACACTCCTTACAATAGCTCACATCATTCATCTTTATCTTACACTATTGTATATAATATTTAGTGTTATGTCAAAACTTTTTAAATTTCCAGGCGTATTTAATATTTTTGAAGAATATAGTTAACATTCTTCACA from Petroclostridium xylanilyticum encodes:
- the rpiB gene encoding ribose 5-phosphate isomerase B: MIAIGSDHGGFELKEEIKKYLLQEGHEVKDFGVDSPVSVDYPDIAHPVCMSVINGECEKGILVCGTGIGISIAANKIHGIRAALCGDCFSARMAKEHNNANVIALGGRVVGPSLAIEIVNAWLKAEFQGGRHQTRVDKIHSLENK